A stretch of the Phyllopteryx taeniolatus isolate TA_2022b chromosome 5, UOR_Ptae_1.2, whole genome shotgun sequence genome encodes the following:
- the fezf1 gene encoding fez family zinc finger protein 1 isoform X1: MDAHRASAWGQRQPPQGPQGQGASSSHAKSLAFSIERIMARTPEPKAVPPPPLHCVIPLLPLGYAAAAAAAAAAADQRRLALDSADGPLGFGLNYQPDGGQYKLFRPRVVTQSSSFPSRGTVCYLDCGAGPGEASAPAGLFDLHPMASYLLAGGGHRAAPNDHLRNLLKERDLFGDKSPKNSAEAAAAAAAAAAARLAGGKVKVFTCEVCGKVFNAHYNLTRHMPVHTGARPFVCKVCGKGFRQASTLCRHKIIHTQVSPRKTGFICTIKLDNAKMCKCVKSVKSVVAVPQEKPHKCAQCGKAFNRSSTLNTHTRIHAGYKPFVCEFCGKGFHQKGNYKNHKLTHSGEKQFKCSICSKAFHQVYNLTFHMHTHNDKKPFTCPTCGKGFCRNFDLKKHVRKLHDHVAAAAAAQRTVTPPSVGTQQP; this comes from the exons ATGGACGCCCACCGCGCCTCCGCCTGGGGCCAGCGGCAGCCGCCGCAGGGGCCGCAGGGGCAGGGGGCCTCCTCGTCGCACGCCAAGTCCCTGGCCTTCTCCATCGAGCGGATCATGGCCCGGACGCCCGAACCCAAGGCcgtcccgccgccgccgctgcacTGCGTGATCCCGCTGCTTCCGCTCGGGTacgcggccgccgccgccgccgccgcagccgCCGCCGACCAGCGCCGGCTCGCCCTGGACTCTGCGGACGGCCCGCTCGGCTTCGGACTCAACTACCAGCCGGACGGCGGCCAATACAAACTGTTCCGCCCCCGCGTGGTCACCCAGTCGTCGTCGTTCCCGTCCCGAGGGACCGTGTGCTACCTGGACTGCGGCGCCGGTCCCGGGGAGGCTTCCGCTCCGGCGGGACTCTTCGACCTGCACCCGATGGCGTCCTACCTGCTGGCGGGCGGCGGGCACCGGGCGGCCCCGAACGACCACCTCCGCAACCTCCTCAAGGAGCGCGACTTGTTCGGAGACAAGAGTCCCAAGAATTCGgccgaggcggcggcggcggcggcggcggcggcggcggcgaggcTCGCGGGCGGCAAAGTCAAAGTGTTCACCTGCGAAGTCTGCGGGAAA GTGTTCAACGCGCACTACAACCTGACTCGTCACATGCCCGTGCACACGGGCGCGCGGCCGTTTGTCTGCAAAGTTTGCGGCAAAGGCTTCAGGCAGGCCAGCACACTCTGCAGACACAAGATCATCCACACTCAG GTTTCCCCGCGGAAGACGGGATTTATTTGTACGATCAAGCTTGACAATgccaaaatgtgcaaatgtgtgAAAAGTGTGAAAAGTGTCGTCGCTGTGCCTCAGGAAAAGCCTCACAAGTGCGCGCAGTGCGGCAAGGCGTTCAACCGCAGCTCGACGCtcaacacgcacacgcgcatcCACGCCGGCTACAAACCTTTCGTGTGCGAGTTCTGCGGCAAAGGATTCCACCAGAAAG GCAACTACAAGAACCACAAGCTGACGCACAGCGGCGAGAAGCAGTTCAAGTGTTCCATCTGCAGCAAAGCCTTCCACCAAGTGTACAACCTCACCTtccacatgcacacgcacaacGACAAGAAGCCCTTCACCTGCCCCACGTGCGG